Proteins co-encoded in one Syntrophales bacterium genomic window:
- a CDS encoding BrnT family toxin — MKYEWNPEKNEWLKDERHVSFEQIIIHLSRGDVWKITDHPDQSIYPGQKLYFVIVDGYIHIVPYVIEKECIFLKTIIPSRKATKMYKEELESKQ, encoded by the coding sequence ATGAAATACGAGTGGAATCCTGAAAAAAATGAATGGTTAAAAGATGAAAGGCATGTATCTTTCGAACAAATAATCATTCATCTTTCTCGGGGCGATGTATGGAAAATAACTGATCATCCCGACCAGTCAATCTATCCGGGACAGAAGCTGTATTTTGTTATTGTTGATGGTTACATTCACATCGTTCCTTATGTGATTGAAAAAGAGTGCATATTTTTAAAAACCATAATCCCCAGCAGAAAAGCAACAAAGATGTATAAAGAAGAACTGGAGAGCAAACAATGA